A window of the Enoplosus armatus isolate fEnoArm2 chromosome 5, fEnoArm2.hap1, whole genome shotgun sequence genome harbors these coding sequences:
- the LOC139285442 gene encoding transmembrane protein 25, producing the protein MERGCLRRWASGSAVVFLHTLALSWTGAIEPTPKIDGRHQAAVTLQENMTHRFNCQSGGWDPRAPPLLTWYLNGEKQRKPSANRGRLVMTDSEVMRPGTNHNSTFSLQARKWDRELVCVASNPRTGESYNATVTLNVQFQPEILRVNAHYSETSDPGLSLVLFALVRSNPPATITFVDQSGQLVANTSDFLILDSRSYPWLTNHTLRVMLSSLSGNVSLNASNSVGTVQSNLTLAEFLQSRVEVPMLGIVTGGAMAFMALLILSLIVLCLMQKNKSKSFDEPVEILMTKKSDSANLKTEKADKTHIPRENMSLPSNMQLNDLSTLRKAREAAQQNGVGEKKKEEEEEEDLSLAYAARGFARYPMVGYIYKVNSTSSEEIWL; encoded by the exons ATGGAGCGTGGCTGTCTGAGAAGGTGGGCTTCGGGCTCCGCTGTCGTGTTCCTTCACACACTGGCCTTATCTTGGACAG GTGCAATTGAGCCCACCCCCAAAATTGACGGACGGCACCAGGCAGCTGTGACACTGCAGGAGAACATGACACACCGGTTCAACTGCCAATCAGGCGGCTGGGATCCCCGTGCCCCTCCCTTGCTAACCTGGTACCTGAACggggagaagcagagaaagCCATCAGCCAACCGTGGGCGCCTGGTGATGACAGATTCTGAGGTCATGAGACCGGGGACCAATCACAACAGCACCTTCTCTCTGCAGGCCAGGAAGTGGGACAGGGAGCTGGTGTGTGTCGCATCAAACCCCAGGACAGGAGAGAGCTACAATGCCACGGTCACACTCAATGTCCAGT TTCAGCCAGAGATCCTCAGGGTGAACGCCCACTACAGTGAAACCTCAGACCCCGGCCTCTCCCTGGTCCTCTTCGCCTTGGTACGGTCCAACCCGCCTGCCACCATCACCTTCGTGGACCAGTCCGGCCAGCTGGTGGCCAACACCTCCGACTTCCTCATCCTGGACTCGCGAAGCTACCCCTGGCTGACCAATCACACGCTGAGGGTCATGCTCAGTAGCCTATCAGGGAATGTCTCGCTGAACGCCAGCAACAGTGTGGGAACGGTGCAGAGCAACCTCACGCTGGCAG AGTTCCTGCAGTCTCGTGTGGAGGTGCCCATGCTGGGAATAGTGACTGGGGGAGCCATGGCCTTCATggccctcctcatcctcagtctGATAGTTCTCTGCCTcatgcaaaaaaacaagagcaaGTCCTTTG ACGAGCCGGTGGAGATTCTGATGACAAAGAAAAG TGACTCTGCCAATCTGAAGACAGAGAAGGCTGATAAGACCCACATCCCCAGAGAGAACATGTCTCTGCCTTCCAACATGCAGCTCAACGACCTCAGCACTTTGAGAAAAG CCCGTGAGGCCGCCCAGCAGAATGGTgtgggagagaagaagaaagaggaagaggaggaggaagatctGTCTTTAGCCTACGCCGCCAGAG GTTTTGCCAGATATCCGATGGTGGGCTACATCTATAAGGTGAACAGCACAAGCAGTGAGGAGATCTGGCTCTGA
- the LOC139285443 gene encoding T-cell surface glycoprotein CD3 gamma chain-like, with product MKCQVLPACLLLLWTLTASVSAQEEPPEFVVKTVSDGIELVCGDNDIIRTKDDKSVKSTKLHYKDENTGEYMCDNPGEAKSKIFVKFRTCENCIEVDATAITGLVVGEVMATVVIGVAVYLIASQFRSSPFTPQKKSSDRQHLVPNEVSNRAPNDHYQPLRHKGGHKETYDVLSNRR from the exons ATGAAGTGTCAAgttctgcctgcctgcttgctGCTTCTTTGGACACTGACAGCATCTGTCAGTGCACAAG AGGAACCTCCAGAGTTCGTTGTGAAAACTGTCTCTGATGGGATTGAGCTGGTCTGTGGTGACAATGATATAATTAGAACAAAAGATGATAAAAGTGTTAAATCCACAAAATTGCACTACAAAGATGAGAACACAGGGGAGTACATGTGTGATAATCCTGGCGAAGCAAAGTCAAAAATCTTTGTGAAATTTCGGA cctGTGAAAATTGCATAGAGGTTGATGCGACAGCCATAACGGGACTAGTTGTAGGAGAGGTGATGGCTACGGTTGTGATTGGAGTGGCTGTCTATCTCATTGCGTCCCAGTTTCGGAGCAGCCCATTCACCCctcaaaagaaaa GCTCTGATAGACAGCATCTTGTTCCAAATGAAGTGAGCAACAGAGCGCCCAATGACCATTACCAG CCTCTGAGACACAAAGGTGGTCATAAGGAAACGTATGATGTACTGTCCAACAGACGATAG